TGGGGATTTATTGCCCCCGGTTTATACCAGCACGAAAAGAAAATTGTCACACCGCTACTGCTTTCCAGCGTAGCACTGTTTTATGTCGGCATGGCATTTGCGTATTTCTTAGTGCTGCCGATGATGTTTAGTATCTTGCCGGGCTTCGCCCCCTCCAATGTGGATGTGACCCCGGATATTGCCGAATACCTCGATTTCGTCATGATGATGTTCATGGCATTTGGCATTGGCTTTGAAATGCCAGTAGCGACTATCTTATTAATCACCACCGGCATTGCCAATCGTGAAACCCTTGAACAATCACGTCCTTACGTCATTGTTGGCGCATTCATTGTTGGTATGTTGCTGACGCCTCCCGATGTATTATCGCAAGTCATGTTAGCTATTCCCATGTGGTTTCTGTTTGAAGTGGGTTTGCTTGCCAGCCGTCTATTTGACCAACACGTAGAAAAAACGAGTGCGGAAAGAGAAGCCCGCGAAAAACTCGAATACCAGCGTGAAATCAAACCTCCGGCTGCACCAGCCACAACAGCCGCAGCAACTGGCGCAGCAGTAGCGACAACTGCTTGGGAAAATGACCAGTACATTTTCGAGGAAACCGTGCCAGTACAATCCACTGACGATGAAACCTTCCGCCCCCTAACTGATGAAGAAATGGAAGCGGAACTGGAACGCATGGATGAAGAATTCAAACGCATGGAAGACAACTTCCGTAAGCAAGAAGATGAGAAGAAGCCATGAAACCAAGACACCCGAATGTGCCGCGTCGTAAAACCATCCTGATCATTCTGGATGGCGTTGGCGTCAACCCTAGCAAACGCTTTAATGCGGTACACGAAGCCGACACGCCCAATTTTGACCGCTATTTCGGCAGCTACCCGCATACCACCCTGCAAGCCTCCGGGCGAGCGGTCGGGCTACCGGATGGGCAAATGGGTAACTCTGAAGTCGGGCACATGACCATTGGCTGTGGCACGGTGTTGCGTCAAGATTTAGTGCGCATTGAGGACGCGATTGAGGATGGCAGTTTCTACAAAAACCATTCCCTATTGAATGCGTTAAGTAGTGCCAAAGCCGACAAACGCCCGCTGCATTTACTCGGTTTGGTGTCAGATGGCGGCGTACACAGCCACATGACGCACATTATCGCGTTGCTGAAAGCCTGCATGGAACACAATGTCAAACCGGTGTTGCATGTGATTACCGACGGGCGTGACACCGCACCGAAAATCGCCAAGCAATTTATCCAGCAAATTCAACGGGTGATGGAAATGACAGGCGGTGAAATTGCCACTGTCACCGGGCGTTTTTACGCGATGGATCGGGATAACCGTTGGGAACGCACTAAACTGGCGTGGGATGCGATGGTACGCGGCATCGGCACACCCGCCAGCAGTGCCTTGCAAGCGGTCGATGATGCGTATGCCGCTGGCGAAACCGACGAATTCATCAAACCGCGCATTATGCCGGGTGCTGAGTTAATCCAAAGCAATGACACCGTGCTGTTTTTCAACTTCCGCAATGACCGCCCCCGCCAAACCGCAAAAGCCTTGGCTGACCCGGACTTTACCGATTTCGACCGGGGTGATTTTGAGCCGGTTTCGCTCACCACCATGACGGAATACGACAAACGCCTGCTTGCCCCGGTGATTTTTTCGCCCGAACGCCCGGCGACCAATTTGGCGCAAACCATCAGCTTGGCGGGCTTGAAACAACTGCATTGCGCGGAAACCGAAAAATATGCGCACGTCACGTTCTTTTTTAACGGCGGGCGCGAACGCACTTACGCGGGCGAAGAACGTATCGTCATCCCCTCGCCCAAGGTGGAAACTTACGACGATCAACCCGAAATGAGCGCGAAAGAAGTCGCTGACACTATTATTAGTGCACTTGAGCAGGATAAATATTGCTTCATCGTAGTGAATTTCGCCAACGGTGACATGGTGGGTCACACCGCTGTCCCCGGTGCGGTGATTAAAGCAGTGGAAGCGCTGGATCGTGAAGTCGGACGCTTATTAGACAGCGCGGTCGCTCACCATTATTCGGTCATTTTGACGGCTGATCATGGCAATTGTGACGAATACGTTGACCCACTGACTGGCGAACCGAATACCCAGCACACCGTTTACCCCGTACCCTGCCTGATTATGGATAAATCCAACTGGCGGTTGTCGACCGAAGGCGGCTTAAGCAACCTTGCACCGACGGTATTGCAATTAATGGGCCTGCCAAAACCTGACGGGATGAAAGGCAAATCGTTATTGCTAGAAGAATTCCCCAAAGGTCAAAGCATTGAGGGAGCCTATAAGTGATGGAAATACTCGTGAATGGCACGCCGCACACGATCGCAGCAGACACCACAGCGGCACAATTGCTGGTGATTTTAGACCTAC
The window above is part of the Thiothrix winogradskyi genome. Proteins encoded here:
- the tatC gene encoding twin-arginine translocase subunit TatC, yielding MTKKANTSAPEGEELGFLQHLVELRDRLLRMVLAIGIVFLILMPFAQDLYNLLSDPLVRHLPEGQKLIAVGVASPFFIPYKLALMVAFVLALPYVLYQVWGFIAPGLYQHEKKIVTPLLLSSVALFYVGMAFAYFLVLPMMFSILPGFAPSNVDVTPDIAEYLDFVMMMFMAFGIGFEMPVATILLITTGIANRETLEQSRPYVIVGAFIVGMLLTPPDVLSQVMLAIPMWFLFEVGLLASRLFDQHVEKTSAEREAREKLEYQREIKPPAAPATTAAATGAAVATTAWENDQYIFEETVPVQSTDDETFRPLTDEEMEAELERMDEEFKRMEDNFRKQEDEKKP
- the gpmI gene encoding 2,3-bisphosphoglycerate-independent phosphoglycerate mutase, whose translation is MKPRHPNVPRRKTILIILDGVGVNPSKRFNAVHEADTPNFDRYFGSYPHTTLQASGRAVGLPDGQMGNSEVGHMTIGCGTVLRQDLVRIEDAIEDGSFYKNHSLLNALSSAKADKRPLHLLGLVSDGGVHSHMTHIIALLKACMEHNVKPVLHVITDGRDTAPKIAKQFIQQIQRVMEMTGGEIATVTGRFYAMDRDNRWERTKLAWDAMVRGIGTPASSALQAVDDAYAAGETDEFIKPRIMPGAELIQSNDTVLFFNFRNDRPRQTAKALADPDFTDFDRGDFEPVSLTTMTEYDKRLLAPVIFSPERPATNLAQTISLAGLKQLHCAETEKYAHVTFFFNGGRERTYAGEERIVIPSPKVETYDDQPEMSAKEVADTIISALEQDKYCFIVVNFANGDMVGHTAVPGAVIKAVEALDREVGRLLDSAVAHHYSVILTADHGNCDEYVDPLTGEPNTQHTVYPVPCLIMDKSNWRLSTEGGLSNLAPTVLQLMGLPKPDGMKGKSLLLEEFPKGQSIEGAYK